One window from the genome of Rickettsiella endosymbiont of Xylota segnis encodes:
- a CDS encoding NAD(+) kinase, whose protein sequence is MNKVMSKIFTTIGLIGRQGMKDVSDTLFAVLDYLQSHQYKVLVEEETARSFKNRQFISCKRDELAQKVDLLIVVGGDGSLINAAHSAVKHNTPVLGVNRGRLGFLTDIHPQDLEKKIGEVLNGNYQEENRFLLNATIAKQLDKQQAGIALNEVVLMPGNVARMIEFSIMIDEQFVCAQQADGLIVATPTGSTAYALSGGGPILYPQLDAIVLVPMFPHTLSARPIVVSSNSRIVIHVDTHSTAAPWLSCDGQERISVPIGANISIQKNANALKLIHPLDYNYFETLRTKLHWHKHNHTK, encoded by the coding sequence ATGAACAAAGTTATGAGCAAAATTTTTACAACCATCGGTTTGATCGGCAGACAAGGAATGAAGGATGTCAGTGATACACTCTTCGCTGTATTAGATTATTTGCAATCCCATCAATATAAAGTTTTGGTGGAAGAAGAAACTGCACGTAGTTTTAAAAATCGCCAATTTATTTCATGTAAACGTGATGAATTAGCACAAAAAGTTGATTTGCTGATTGTAGTAGGAGGAGATGGGAGTCTTATCAATGCAGCACATAGTGCCGTAAAACATAATACACCGGTGTTGGGCGTCAATCGCGGTCGTCTCGGCTTTCTTACCGATATTCATCCCCAAGATTTAGAAAAAAAGATAGGTGAAGTATTAAACGGCAATTACCAAGAGGAAAATCGTTTTTTATTAAATGCCACGATAGCCAAGCAATTAGATAAACAACAAGCGGGTATTGCTTTAAACGAAGTCGTGCTAATGCCTGGTAATGTGGCGCGGATGATCGAGTTTTCTATTATGATTGATGAGCAATTTGTTTGTGCTCAGCAAGCGGATGGTTTAATAGTGGCAACACCGACCGGATCAACAGCTTATGCCTTATCTGGTGGCGGACCGATTTTATACCCACAACTTGACGCTATTGTCCTTGTCCCCATGTTTCCACATACGCTAAGCGCAAGGCCGATTGTTGTCTCGTCAAATAGTCGTATTGTAATTCATGTTGATACGCACAGTACCGCTGCACCTTGGTTAAGTTGCGATGGTCAAGAGAGAATTTCAGTACCGATCGGTGCTAACATTAGCATTCAAAAGAATGCTAATGCACTAAAATTAATTCATCCTTTAGATTATAATTATTTTGAAACATTACGCACCAAGTTACATTGGCATAAACATAATCATACTAAATAA
- the grpE gene encoding nucleotide exchange factor GrpE: MTEKDTSKKSTWEKLNIAAKQDTSKSPNEEKATSAEKEKPNQENQLTHPSYEALKAQLMATENQLNDSKSQLIKLEEQKIYQLAEMDNIQRRTKRDIENAYKFSLEKFIKELLPVKDSLETALAHAKAEEQDAALSGIQLTLKQLQSLLEKNGVKSIEPAGQAFDSHFHEAMLAEESDELAPNTIIRVLQKGYLLHERLMRPALVVVAKAKEKTS; encoded by the coding sequence ATGACTGAAAAAGATACATCTAAAAAATCCACTTGGGAAAAGCTCAATATTGCAGCAAAGCAAGATACTTCTAAGTCTCCGAATGAGGAAAAAGCAACTTCCGCAGAAAAAGAAAAACCCAATCAGGAGAATCAATTAACCCACCCTTCTTACGAAGCCCTAAAAGCTCAGTTAATGGCGACGGAAAATCAACTTAATGACTCTAAAAGCCAGTTAATTAAGCTTGAGGAGCAAAAAATTTACCAACTGGCAGAAATGGACAATATTCAACGCCGCACTAAACGCGACATTGAAAATGCCTACAAATTTTCATTAGAAAAATTTATCAAAGAATTACTGCCAGTAAAAGATAGTTTAGAAACGGCTCTCGCACACGCTAAAGCTGAAGAACAGGATGCTGCTTTATCAGGGATCCAACTCACGCTTAAACAACTACAAAGCCTATTAGAAAAAAACGGCGTAAAATCAATAGAGCCTGCAGGTCAAGCTTTCGATTCGCATTTTCATGAAGCAATGCTCGCTGAAGAAAGTGATGAGTTAGCTCCGAATACAATTATCAGGGTACTTCAAAAAGGTTATTTACTTCATGAAAGACTGATGCGGCCTGCTTTGGTCGTCGTCGCGAAAGCTAAAGAGAAAACTTCATGA